A single region of the Ascaphus truei isolate aAscTru1 chromosome 6, aAscTru1.hap1, whole genome shotgun sequence genome encodes:
- the LOC142497064 gene encoding uncharacterized protein LOC142497064 isoform X2, whose translation MSSPSKFRCIRKLSISDAIFRNPQPFFMILSIRNTATKGTRRSRRKRRSERKDKKEEVYVDQVNDSNNVINLSGVDLTFEQLSLLNKGLGFAPVQDFQLFQTVIDLQRFTRKLTLKKFFTTRSSFEVTDSPELGSQLPVCLDDDGSNEMGNLSNLNFKETCVLSDMEELLEQQGENVNNFSQAFFGNHNSGLKRKSIFCPNYNRGPYITTFEGLVERDLRLLAQGFTQSSIQTKNLTYVECQQLEHLKSRKDIMFRKADKGGALVVLSTTQYRQEALRQLSDVTHYEPLIGDPTAKFSLLLDELISFGKILYVIDKKEVDYLSCPHPVIPVFHHLPKIHKSLTDPLGRPIVASIGSLGDGLSRYVDSYLQPLVFKLPSFVKDSADVMIDLGDVVWKSHYRWVTLDVVSLYSIIQHQQGLSAVNHFLNTSQLSTSLCTFLIESITFLLTHNYFLFDSRFYLQLLGTAMGTSFAPSYANLFMGFWEAQFIYHSNNTYRSNIVFFKRYIDDLIMIWDGDESSLKSFVNTLNTNDLNIRFTYEHNINCISFLDLLLYIDHDMTIQSQIFRKPNSRNTLLSAKSCHPWSLVKSIPKAQFVRLRRLCTNDDSFIAQSKELTNRFLARGYTQKIIQDAFESAESMDRSVFSAKKKKKRNNVSLTYGDECPLFISTYSRQAQNIRNIINKHWATLALDKDLTQFVKNGPKFTYRKAQTLGSHLSPSLFHTTPEYKNIRGIPKGFYSCGNCSMCKYACNTKVIKYEDDKKSHVIKAFLNCNTTFTVYLLQCGCSMRYVGRTKRTLKTRIAEHVRFIKKKDDTHPVPRHFTRCSRGGIANFSFMALEHISQGVRGGDREGTLNRREMYWIYTLRTLHPLGINQEWELKHFLAG comes from the exons atgtcttcaccatcCAAATTCCggtgtatcaggaagctctcgatcaGCGACGCCATCTTCCGCAATCCTCAGCCATTCTTCATGATCCTCAGCATTAG GAACACGGCAACAAAAGGAACCAGACGCTCAAGGAGGAAACGGAGAAGCGAGAGGAAGGACAAAAAGGAAGAAGTATACGTAGATCAGGTCAATGATAGTAATAATGTGATTAACCTTTCAGGTGTGGATCTTACCTTTGAACAATTATCACTGTTGAATAAGGGTTTGGGTTTTGCTCCGGTCCAGGACTTTCAGTTGTTTCAAACTGTCATTGATCTTCAAAGATTCACCCGGAAACTGACTTTAAAGAAATTCTTTACCACCAGGAGTTCTTTTGAGGTCACTGACTCCCCAGAACTTGGAAGTCAGTTACCTGTATGTTTAGATGATGATGGCTCCAATGAAATGGGGAATTTGTCTAACCTTAATTTTAAAGAAACATGTGTACTGTCTGACATGGAAGAACTGTTAGAACAACAGGGGGAAAATGTGAATAATTTTTCACAGGCCTTTTTTGGTAATCATAATTCAGgattaaaaagaaaatcaatatTCTGCCCCAATTACAATCGGGGACCCTACATTACCACTTTCGAAGGTCTAGTTGAAAGGGATTTGAGGCTATTAGCCCAAGGGTTCACACAGTCTTCCATCCAGACAAAAAACCTAACATATGTAGAATGTCAACAATTAGAACATCTTAAGTCCAGGAAAGACATCATGTTTCGTAAGGCAGATAAAGGCGGGGCATTAGTAGTCCTGTCTACCACACAATATAGACAGGAAGCTCTTAGGCAATTGAGTGATGTTACTCATTACGAACCCCTTATAGGGGACCCTACAGCTAAATTTTCTTTATTGCTTGATGAGTTGATTAGTTTTGGCAAAATTCTGTATGTTATAGACAAAAAGGAAGTTGATTAtttgagctgtccacatcccgtgattccggtattccaccatcttccaaagatccataagtcactgacgGACCCGCTGGGCCGCCCGATagtggctagtattggatctttgggagatgggttatcgcggtatgtggacagctacCTTCAACCATTGGTATTCAAACTACCTTCATTTGTTAAGGATTCAGCAGATGTCATGATCGATCTAGGAGACGTGGTCTGGAAGTCACATTATAGATGGGTTACATTGGATGTTGTTTCTTTATACTCTATTATACAGCACCAACAAGGTTTATCAGCGGTTAATCACTTTCTTAATACTTCACAGTTATctacttcactttgcactttcttaatagaatctatcacttttttactcactcataattatttcttatttgactcacgtttttatttacaattattaggcactgcaatgggcacgagttttgcaccttcatacgctaatttgtttatgggtttttgggaagcacagTTTATTTATCACAGTAATAACACTTATCGTTCTAATATTGTATTCTTTAAACGGTACATCGACGATCTCATAatgatatgggacggcgatgaatcatcattaAAATCCTTTGttaatacacttaatactaaCGACTTAAACATTAGATTTACTTATGAACACAATATAAATTGTATAAGTTTTCTAGATCTCCTCCTCTACATCGATCATGACATGACAATCCAATCACAAATATTTCGTAAACCAAATTCCAGAAACACACTACTCTCTGCTAAGAGCTGCCACCCATGGTCATTAGTTAAGAGCATCCCCAAGGCACAATTTGTAAGATTACGCAGATTGTGCACAAATGATGATAGCTTTATTGCACAGTCAAAAGAATTAACAAATAGATTCCTGGCAAGAGGGTATACACAAAAAATTATCCAAGATGCGTTCGAATCAGCTGAGTCTATGGACAGATCAGTATTCTCTgcgaagaaaaagaaaaaaagaaataatgtatCTTTAACATATGGCGACGAATGCCCATTATTCATTAGCACATATAGCCGCCAGGCGCAAAATATACGCAATataattaacaaacattgggCTACATTAGCCTTGGACAAGGATTTAACACAATTTGTAAAGAATGGCCCTAAGTTTACATATCGGAAGGCTCAGACATTAGGGTCACATCTGTCTCCCAGTTTATTTCACACAACACCTGAGTATAAAAATATACGGGGGATACCCAAAGGTTTTTACTCATGTGGAAATTGCTCGATGTGCAAGTATGCATGCAATACTAAGGTTATAAAATATGAGGATGACAAAAAGAGTCATGTTATAAAAGCATTTTTGAATTGCAATACTACCTTTACTGTTTACTTGTTACAGTGCGGGTGCTCTATGcggtatgtgggccgcacaaaaAGAACCTTGAAGACCCGTATCGCCGAACACGTCCGCtttataaaaaagaaagatgataCACATCCTGTACCCCGACACTTCACGAGATGTAGTAGGGGTGGTATTGCAAATTTTTCATTCATGGCCCTTGAACACATCTCCCAAGGCGTACGGGGAGGAGATAGGGAAGGCACGCTTAATCGGCGtgaaatgtattggatatacaccttaCGCACTCTTCACCCGCTCGGtatcaaccaggagtgggaactcaaACACTTCCTGGCTGGCTGA
- the LOC142497064 gene encoding uncharacterized protein LOC142497064 isoform X1, which produces MRMAETLKKECPAIRKMSSPSKFRCIRKLSISDAIFRNPQPFFMILSIRNTATKGTRRSRRKRRSERKDKKEEVYVDQVNDSNNVINLSGVDLTFEQLSLLNKGLGFAPVQDFQLFQTVIDLQRFTRKLTLKKFFTTRSSFEVTDSPELGSQLPVCLDDDGSNEMGNLSNLNFKETCVLSDMEELLEQQGENVNNFSQAFFGNHNSGLKRKSIFCPNYNRGPYITTFEGLVERDLRLLAQGFTQSSIQTKNLTYVECQQLEHLKSRKDIMFRKADKGGALVVLSTTQYRQEALRQLSDVTHYEPLIGDPTAKFSLLLDELISFGKILYVIDKKEVDYLSCPHPVIPVFHHLPKIHKSLTDPLGRPIVASIGSLGDGLSRYVDSYLQPLVFKLPSFVKDSADVMIDLGDVVWKSHYRWVTLDVVSLYSIIQHQQGLSAVNHFLNTSQLSTSLCTFLIESITFLLTHNYFLFDSRFYLQLLGTAMGTSFAPSYANLFMGFWEAQFIYHSNNTYRSNIVFFKRYIDDLIMIWDGDESSLKSFVNTLNTNDLNIRFTYEHNINCISFLDLLLYIDHDMTIQSQIFRKPNSRNTLLSAKSCHPWSLVKSIPKAQFVRLRRLCTNDDSFIAQSKELTNRFLARGYTQKIIQDAFESAESMDRSVFSAKKKKKRNNVSLTYGDECPLFISTYSRQAQNIRNIINKHWATLALDKDLTQFVKNGPKFTYRKAQTLGSHLSPSLFHTTPEYKNIRGIPKGFYSCGNCSMCKYACNTKVIKYEDDKKSHVIKAFLNCNTTFTVYLLQCGCSMRYVGRTKRTLKTRIAEHVRFIKKKDDTHPVPRHFTRCSRGGIANFSFMALEHISQGVRGGDREGTLNRREMYWIYTLRTLHPLGINQEWELKHFLAG; this is translated from the exons atgtcttcaccatcCAAATTCCggtgtatcaggaagctctcgatcaGCGACGCCATCTTCCGCAATCCTCAGCCATTCTTCATGATCCTCAGCATTAG GAACACGGCAACAAAAGGAACCAGACGCTCAAGGAGGAAACGGAGAAGCGAGAGGAAGGACAAAAAGGAAGAAGTATACGTAGATCAGGTCAATGATAGTAATAATGTGATTAACCTTTCAGGTGTGGATCTTACCTTTGAACAATTATCACTGTTGAATAAGGGTTTGGGTTTTGCTCCGGTCCAGGACTTTCAGTTGTTTCAAACTGTCATTGATCTTCAAAGATTCACCCGGAAACTGACTTTAAAGAAATTCTTTACCACCAGGAGTTCTTTTGAGGTCACTGACTCCCCAGAACTTGGAAGTCAGTTACCTGTATGTTTAGATGATGATGGCTCCAATGAAATGGGGAATTTGTCTAACCTTAATTTTAAAGAAACATGTGTACTGTCTGACATGGAAGAACTGTTAGAACAACAGGGGGAAAATGTGAATAATTTTTCACAGGCCTTTTTTGGTAATCATAATTCAGgattaaaaagaaaatcaatatTCTGCCCCAATTACAATCGGGGACCCTACATTACCACTTTCGAAGGTCTAGTTGAAAGGGATTTGAGGCTATTAGCCCAAGGGTTCACACAGTCTTCCATCCAGACAAAAAACCTAACATATGTAGAATGTCAACAATTAGAACATCTTAAGTCCAGGAAAGACATCATGTTTCGTAAGGCAGATAAAGGCGGGGCATTAGTAGTCCTGTCTACCACACAATATAGACAGGAAGCTCTTAGGCAATTGAGTGATGTTACTCATTACGAACCCCTTATAGGGGACCCTACAGCTAAATTTTCTTTATTGCTTGATGAGTTGATTAGTTTTGGCAAAATTCTGTATGTTATAGACAAAAAGGAAGTTGATTAtttgagctgtccacatcccgtgattccggtattccaccatcttccaaagatccataagtcactgacgGACCCGCTGGGCCGCCCGATagtggctagtattggatctttgggagatgggttatcgcggtatgtggacagctacCTTCAACCATTGGTATTCAAACTACCTTCATTTGTTAAGGATTCAGCAGATGTCATGATCGATCTAGGAGACGTGGTCTGGAAGTCACATTATAGATGGGTTACATTGGATGTTGTTTCTTTATACTCTATTATACAGCACCAACAAGGTTTATCAGCGGTTAATCACTTTCTTAATACTTCACAGTTATctacttcactttgcactttcttaatagaatctatcacttttttactcactcataattatttcttatttgactcacgtttttatttacaattattaggcactgcaatgggcacgagttttgcaccttcatacgctaatttgtttatgggtttttgggaagcacagTTTATTTATCACAGTAATAACACTTATCGTTCTAATATTGTATTCTTTAAACGGTACATCGACGATCTCATAatgatatgggacggcgatgaatcatcattaAAATCCTTTGttaatacacttaatactaaCGACTTAAACATTAGATTTACTTATGAACACAATATAAATTGTATAAGTTTTCTAGATCTCCTCCTCTACATCGATCATGACATGACAATCCAATCACAAATATTTCGTAAACCAAATTCCAGAAACACACTACTCTCTGCTAAGAGCTGCCACCCATGGTCATTAGTTAAGAGCATCCCCAAGGCACAATTTGTAAGATTACGCAGATTGTGCACAAATGATGATAGCTTTATTGCACAGTCAAAAGAATTAACAAATAGATTCCTGGCAAGAGGGTATACACAAAAAATTATCCAAGATGCGTTCGAATCAGCTGAGTCTATGGACAGATCAGTATTCTCTgcgaagaaaaagaaaaaaagaaataatgtatCTTTAACATATGGCGACGAATGCCCATTATTCATTAGCACATATAGCCGCCAGGCGCAAAATATACGCAATataattaacaaacattgggCTACATTAGCCTTGGACAAGGATTTAACACAATTTGTAAAGAATGGCCCTAAGTTTACATATCGGAAGGCTCAGACATTAGGGTCACATCTGTCTCCCAGTTTATTTCACACAACACCTGAGTATAAAAATATACGGGGGATACCCAAAGGTTTTTACTCATGTGGAAATTGCTCGATGTGCAAGTATGCATGCAATACTAAGGTTATAAAATATGAGGATGACAAAAAGAGTCATGTTATAAAAGCATTTTTGAATTGCAATACTACCTTTACTGTTTACTTGTTACAGTGCGGGTGCTCTATGcggtatgtgggccgcacaaaaAGAACCTTGAAGACCCGTATCGCCGAACACGTCCGCtttataaaaaagaaagatgataCACATCCTGTACCCCGACACTTCACGAGATGTAGTAGGGGTGGTATTGCAAATTTTTCATTCATGGCCCTTGAACACATCTCCCAAGGCGTACGGGGAGGAGATAGGGAAGGCACGCTTAATCGGCGtgaaatgtattggatatacaccttaCGCACTCTTCACCCGCTCGGtatcaaccaggagtgggaactcaaACACTTCCTGGCTGGCTGA